Proteins found in one Pseudomonas sp. P8_241 genomic segment:
- a CDS encoding acyl-CoA dehydrogenase family protein, translating to MTTEATFQNISSVTSIAATPSLQDLIKRAEALQPLLRKNTVSCEKERRTCDENIEAIREAGLFRLMVPKRYGGYEGSLRAHLEISAALGEACGGTAWVVALTNVCAWFTSLFSEQAQNDVFGADPDARVAGVFNASPTTRRVAGGLIVSGKWYSSSGSLHADWAVVGAEERDANGTVVAQYLALMPESDYTIEDTWFTAGMRASGSNCIVADEVFVPDHRLLNMGDAIEGKYATEFKDEAAYRGLFVPFASLILNGPQLGLGRAALKYVIDNASRRAVAYTSFEKQTDSVVFQTQIAEAALKIDTAHLRAFRATDEMDEAARQGVKLDHLTRARIRADVGYVNTLITDAINILLSAHGAGSFSEASPMQRWWRDSNTAARHAVALPAVGNELYGKALLGVENTVTALV from the coding sequence ATGACCACAGAAGCGACTTTCCAGAACATCAGTTCCGTAACTTCGATCGCAGCAACTCCGAGCCTGCAAGATCTGATCAAGCGTGCAGAGGCTCTGCAGCCATTGCTGCGCAAGAACACGGTGTCGTGCGAAAAGGAACGCCGCACTTGCGATGAAAATATCGAAGCCATTCGTGAGGCCGGGCTGTTCCGCTTGATGGTGCCAAAGCGTTATGGCGGCTATGAGGGGTCGTTGCGAGCGCACCTGGAAATCTCGGCCGCGCTGGGCGAGGCCTGTGGTGGGACCGCGTGGGTCGTGGCCTTGACCAACGTGTGTGCCTGGTTCACCAGCCTGTTCTCGGAGCAGGCTCAAAACGATGTATTTGGTGCTGATCCCGATGCCCGGGTCGCCGGCGTGTTCAACGCCTCGCCCACTACCCGTCGTGTCGCCGGCGGCTTGATCGTCTCGGGCAAGTGGTACTCCTCGTCGGGCAGTCTCCATGCCGATTGGGCTGTCGTGGGTGCTGAGGAGCGTGATGCCAACGGCACTGTTGTCGCTCAGTATCTGGCGCTCATGCCTGAATCCGATTACACCATCGAAGACACCTGGTTCACCGCGGGCATGCGCGCTTCAGGCAGCAACTGCATCGTGGCCGATGAAGTCTTTGTGCCCGATCATCGCTTGCTGAATATGGGCGATGCGATCGAAGGCAAGTACGCCACCGAGTTCAAGGACGAAGCGGCTTATCGTGGATTGTTCGTGCCCTTTGCATCATTGATCCTCAACGGCCCGCAACTCGGCCTGGGGCGCGCAGCGTTGAAGTACGTCATCGACAATGCATCGCGTCGGGCAGTGGCCTACACCTCGTTTGAGAAGCAGACCGACTCGGTGGTGTTTCAGACGCAAATCGCGGAAGCAGCTCTGAAGATCGATACCGCGCACTTGCGTGCGTTCCGCGCCACCGATGAGATGGATGAAGCTGCGCGCCAGGGCGTCAAGCTGGATCATTTGACCCGTGCGCGAATTCGCGCAGACGTCGGTTACGTCAACACCCTGATCACCGACGCGATCAACATCCTGTTGTCCGCCCATGGTGCCGGGAGTTTTTCCGAAGCCAGTCCGATGCAACGCTGGTGGCGTGATTCCAACACCGCCGCTCGCCATGCCGTGGCGTTACCCGCAGTCGGTAACGAGCTTTATGGCAAGGCGCTGCTGGGTGTGGAAAACACTGTCACTGCGCTGGTGTAA
- a CDS encoding flavin reductase family protein: MDAKLLRSVMGQFATGVTVVTFVADGQPAGMTANAFMSVSLEPPLILISIRNASSFNQFVKEGVRYGVNFLAESQRWLSGHFGGKPEEGAALPYIYHQDTPLLDGSLVHLVARTVDVHPAGDHLLYIGEIEHVRVGAQRKPLLFFGGRYHQMHARAPSVEWSGCVDGW, from the coding sequence ATGGACGCCAAACTGCTGCGCTCGGTCATGGGTCAGTTTGCTACCGGTGTGACCGTTGTAACCTTCGTCGCCGATGGCCAACCGGCAGGCATGACTGCCAACGCCTTCATGTCGGTTTCGCTGGAGCCGCCGCTGATCCTGATTTCCATCCGCAATGCCTCCAGCTTCAACCAGTTTGTCAAAGAAGGAGTGCGCTATGGCGTCAACTTCCTTGCCGAGAGCCAACGCTGGTTGAGCGGTCATTTCGGCGGCAAACCGGAGGAGGGTGCAGCCCTGCCTTACATCTATCACCAGGACACACCGCTACTGGACGGAAGTCTCGTGCACCTGGTGGCTCGCACGGTCGATGTTCATCCGGCAGGCGACCATTTGCTCTACATCGGTGAAATCGAGCATGTCCGCGTTGGCGCACAACGCAAACCGCTGCTGTTTTTCGGCGGCCGCTATCACCAGATGCACGCTCGCGCACCCAGCGTGGAGTGGAGCGGTTGCGTCGACGGTTGGTGA
- the mdeB gene encoding alpha-ketoglutarate dehydrogenase: MTANTHDLPVKTDNDIDKQETLEWLDALESIARSAGGERIDFLLQRLEEHASHLGVRRAAHPYSQYQNSIGLDKQPAFPGDLAMEERITSIIRWNALAMVARANKAYGELGGHIASYASAAEIFEVGFNHFFQADNGDSKGDLVYFQPHSAPGVYARAFLEGDLEESQLASYRQEVEGGGLCSYPHPWLMPDFWQFPTGSMGIGPISSIYQARFLRYLEHRGITDTSKRHVWGVFGDGEMDEPESIAALSLAARENLDNLTFIVNCNLQRLDGPVRGNGQIIQELESLFKGAGWNVIKVVWGSDWDALFARDRNHVLLRRFAHTVDGQYQTLGANDGAYNMEHFFDLDPELQALVSHMSPQEIDGLRRGGHDFRKLYAAFAAAKEHNGQPTVILAKTKKGYGMGLAGESRNTSHVQKKLDIDALKAFRDRFVIPLDDEALEEMRFYKPAQDSAEMRYLHARRTELGGYLPRRQTRAEPLPVPALATYAQFALTPDERETSTTTAVVRLFTNLLKDKQLGPRIVPIVADEARTFGMANLFRQIGIYSPAGQLYEPEDAGAMLYYKESRDGQLLEEGITEAGAISSWVAAATSYSVNGVTMLPFYIYYSMFGFQRIGDLIWAAADQRARGFLVGATAGRTTLSGEGLQHQDGTSQLIASTVPNCRAYDPAFASEVAVIIDHGSRRMLEQQQDEFYYLTVTNENYLQAPLTDVDYDAVIKGMRRFGCRGDEGVSPVVRLLGSGSIAREVIAAAELLAEDWGVTSEIWSVTSFSELAREAREVERCALFGGETGGQSYVQQCLAGDTPIVAATDYVRGYAQLIAPYVQAPYVALGTDGFGRSDTRPALRRFFEMDRQHIAVAALAAIDPHKAAEARVRYGIDVAHDAPWNC; the protein is encoded by the coding sequence ATGACCGCCAACACCCACGATTTGCCTGTGAAAACAGACAACGACATCGATAAACAGGAAACCCTTGAGTGGCTTGATGCGCTCGAAAGCATTGCCCGCAGCGCGGGCGGTGAAAGGATCGACTTCCTTCTGCAACGTCTGGAAGAGCATGCCAGCCACTTGGGTGTGCGACGTGCCGCCCATCCCTACTCGCAGTACCAGAACAGCATCGGCCTGGATAAGCAGCCGGCGTTTCCTGGTGACTTGGCGATGGAAGAACGCATTACCTCGATCATCCGCTGGAATGCGCTGGCGATGGTCGCCCGGGCCAACAAGGCCTACGGAGAATTGGGCGGCCATATCGCCAGCTACGCCTCGGCTGCCGAGATTTTCGAAGTCGGCTTCAACCATTTTTTCCAGGCCGATAACGGCGACTCCAAGGGCGACCTGGTGTACTTCCAGCCGCACTCCGCACCCGGTGTCTACGCCCGGGCGTTTCTTGAGGGCGACCTTGAAGAATCGCAGCTGGCGAGTTACCGCCAGGAAGTAGAGGGGGGTGGGTTGTGTTCCTACCCTCATCCCTGGTTGATGCCCGACTTCTGGCAGTTTCCTACGGGCTCGATGGGCATTGGTCCGATCAGCTCGATCTACCAGGCGCGCTTCCTGCGGTACCTGGAACATCGTGGCATCACTGACACGTCGAAACGCCATGTCTGGGGTGTATTTGGCGATGGCGAGATGGACGAGCCGGAGTCCATTGCCGCGCTGTCACTCGCGGCCCGGGAAAACCTCGATAACCTGACGTTCATCGTCAACTGCAACCTGCAACGGCTGGATGGGCCGGTCCGAGGCAATGGCCAGATCATCCAGGAGCTGGAATCGCTGTTCAAAGGCGCCGGCTGGAACGTGATCAAAGTGGTGTGGGGCTCGGATTGGGATGCGCTGTTCGCTCGCGACCGCAACCATGTGCTGCTGCGCCGTTTTGCTCACACCGTGGACGGTCAATACCAGACCCTGGGTGCCAATGACGGCGCCTACAACATGGAGCACTTCTTCGATCTCGACCCGGAGTTGCAGGCGCTGGTGTCGCACATGAGCCCGCAGGAAATCGACGGCCTGCGTCGTGGCGGTCACGATTTTCGCAAGCTTTACGCCGCCTTCGCGGCTGCCAAAGAGCACAATGGCCAGCCAACGGTCATCCTTGCCAAGACCAAGAAAGGTTATGGCATGGGGTTGGCTGGTGAATCGCGCAACACCTCCCATGTGCAGAAAAAGCTCGATATCGATGCGCTCAAGGCCTTCCGCGACCGCTTTGTGATTCCGCTGGACGATGAGGCGCTGGAAGAAATGCGCTTCTACAAACCGGCGCAAGACAGTGCCGAAATGCGCTATCTGCATGCCCGCCGCACGGAGCTGGGTGGATACCTTCCACGTCGCCAGACCCGGGCCGAACCTCTCCCGGTACCGGCATTGGCCACTTATGCGCAATTCGCGCTGACCCCTGATGAGCGTGAGACATCGACCACTACCGCGGTAGTGCGGCTGTTCACCAACTTGCTCAAGGACAAACAACTTGGGCCGCGCATTGTGCCGATTGTTGCCGATGAGGCGCGCACCTTTGGCATGGCGAACCTGTTCCGACAGATCGGGATCTATTCGCCCGCCGGGCAGCTCTATGAACCGGAAGACGCCGGCGCGATGCTTTATTACAAGGAGTCCAGGGATGGCCAACTGTTGGAGGAAGGCATAACGGAAGCCGGTGCGATCTCTTCCTGGGTGGCTGCGGCGACCTCTTACAGCGTCAACGGCGTCACCATGTTGCCGTTCTACATCTACTACTCGATGTTCGGCTTCCAGCGTATCGGCGATCTGATCTGGGCTGCCGCGGATCAGCGCGCCCGCGGTTTCCTGGTTGGCGCCACTGCCGGACGCACCACGCTGTCCGGTGAAGGTTTGCAACATCAGGACGGCACCAGCCAGTTGATTGCTTCCACGGTCCCGAACTGCCGCGCCTACGACCCGGCGTTCGCCAGCGAGGTCGCGGTCATCATCGATCACGGCAGTCGGCGCATGCTCGAACAGCAGCAGGACGAGTTCTATTACCTCACGGTCACCAACGAGAACTACCTTCAGGCGCCTCTGACTGACGTTGATTATGACGCGGTGATCAAAGGCATGCGTCGCTTCGGCTGCCGTGGCGACGAGGGCGTTTCGCCGGTCGTGCGCTTGCTTGGTTCAGGTTCGATCGCACGGGAAGTCATCGCCGCCGCTGAACTCCTGGCCGAGGACTGGGGCGTGACCAGTGAAATCTGGAGTGTGACCAGCTTCTCCGAGCTGGCGCGTGAAGCCCGGGAGGTCGAGCGTTGCGCGCTCTTTGGCGGCGAGACAGGGGGCCAAAGCTACGTTCAGCAGTGCCTGGCGGGCGACACACCCATCGTGGCCGCTACCGACTATGTGCGCGGCTATGCGCAGCTGATCGCCCCCTATGTCCAGGCGCCTTACGTCGCCTTGGGTACCGACGGCTTTGGCCGCAGCGATACGCGTCCCGCCTTGCGCCGCTTCTTCGAGATGGACCGCCAACACATTGCAGTCGCCGCGCTGGCGGCCATTGATCCGCACAAGGCCGCCGAGGCCCGAGTGCGCTACGGCATCGACGTTGCCCACGACGCCCCCTGGAACTGCTGA
- a CDS encoding 2-oxo acid dehydrogenase subunit E2: MQQLMVPDIGDFQDLPVIEVLIKPGDKVLVEQALITLESDKAVMDVPSTRDCTIREVLIKPGDCVSKGSVIAHVEFADAAIVQPTPTPTPEPTPAPASIQAAVPATAALTNTAVPEAVLATDKPRAASLALAGPAVRKLARELDVDLDEVKASDPSGRIQRDDVKAFVKAQRANPAPAMGGGTGLNLLPWPEVDFARFGPIERRQMSRIKRLSAANLHRNWVSIPHVTNHSQSDISDLESLRVQLNQEAKAGQAKITLLAFLIKACVAALQRFPQFNVSLEGDEIVQKQYFHIGFAADTPNGLVVPVIRDADRKGIAALAAEMAELSQLARDGKLSGEQMRGGCFTVSSLGGIGGGHFTPIINAPEVAILGVGRAAMQPSWDGSAFQPRLQLPLSLSWDHRAVDGAEAGRFLALLTTLLADFRRVSI, encoded by the coding sequence ATGCAACAACTCATGGTTCCCGATATCGGCGACTTCCAGGATCTACCAGTCATCGAGGTGCTGATCAAACCCGGCGACAAAGTCCTGGTCGAGCAGGCGCTGATTACCCTCGAATCGGACAAGGCGGTGATGGATGTACCGAGCACTCGTGATTGCACGATTCGCGAAGTGCTGATCAAACCCGGTGACTGCGTTTCCAAGGGCAGTGTGATTGCGCACGTTGAGTTCGCGGATGCCGCAATCGTCCAGCCAACGCCAACGCCAACGCCAGAACCGACTCCGGCTCCTGCCTCGATTCAGGCAGCGGTGCCAGCGACGGCTGCGCTAACCAATACGGCGGTCCCCGAGGCGGTGCTCGCTACCGACAAACCACGTGCCGCGTCGTTGGCCCTGGCCGGTCCTGCCGTGCGCAAGCTTGCACGGGAACTGGATGTCGATCTGGATGAAGTCAAAGCCAGCGATCCGAGCGGCCGAATCCAGCGTGATGACGTCAAGGCGTTCGTCAAGGCCCAGCGTGCCAACCCGGCACCAGCAATGGGCGGGGGAACTGGCCTGAATCTGCTGCCTTGGCCGGAAGTCGACTTTGCCCGCTTCGGCCCGATCGAACGTCGCCAGATGTCGCGAATCAAGCGTCTGTCGGCGGCCAATCTGCATCGCAACTGGGTGAGCATTCCGCACGTCACCAATCACAGCCAGAGCGATATCAGCGATCTCGAATCGCTGCGTGTCCAGCTCAATCAGGAAGCGAAAGCAGGGCAGGCCAAAATCACCCTGCTGGCATTCCTGATCAAGGCGTGCGTGGCGGCATTGCAGCGGTTTCCGCAGTTCAACGTCAGCCTGGAAGGCGACGAAATCGTACAGAAGCAGTACTTCCACATCGGCTTCGCCGCCGACACGCCCAACGGTCTTGTGGTCCCGGTGATTCGCGACGCGGATCGCAAGGGAATCGCTGCGCTCGCCGCTGAAATGGCCGAGCTTTCGCAGTTGGCCCGGGACGGCAAGCTTTCCGGTGAGCAGATGCGTGGAGGCTGCTTCACCGTCTCGTCGTTGGGCGGAATTGGCGGCGGGCATTTCACCCCGATCATCAATGCACCAGAAGTGGCGATCCTCGGCGTCGGCAGGGCGGCGATGCAGCCCTCCTGGGATGGCTCGGCGTTCCAGCCGCGCCTGCAATTGCCGTTGTCGCTGTCGTGGGACCACCGCGCGGTGGACGGTGCCGAAGCCGGTCGCTTCCTCGCGTTACTGACCACGTTGCTGGCGGACTTCCGCCGAGTCTCGATCTAG
- a CDS encoding VOC family protein, which yields MTALQREDDLTSGNGRIVPFKMAHLVFQCADRQTVVEWYRKLFQADLVFEDEVLTFLTFDEEHHRLAFFNKPELASKQDAVVGVHHIAYSYRSIGDLLSTYDRLKPLGILPVWSINHGPTTSLYFSDPEGNNIELQVDNFPDQSDAAAFFKTEIFANNPIGIEFDPDEMVAMWRNGATDAQLCALGTAATGQSLGPQKR from the coding sequence ATGACTGCATTGCAGCGCGAAGACGACCTCACCTCAGGCAACGGGCGAATTGTCCCGTTCAAGATGGCACACCTGGTTTTCCAGTGCGCCGATCGCCAGACCGTGGTCGAGTGGTACCGCAAGCTGTTCCAGGCCGACCTGGTGTTCGAGGATGAGGTCCTGACCTTTCTGACCTTTGACGAAGAGCATCATCGCCTGGCGTTCTTCAACAAGCCGGAACTGGCGAGCAAGCAAGACGCCGTGGTTGGCGTGCACCACATTGCTTACAGCTACCGCTCCATCGGCGACCTGCTCAGCACCTATGACCGGCTCAAGCCGCTGGGCATCCTGCCGGTCTGGAGCATCAACCACGGGCCAACCACGTCGTTGTATTTCAGCGATCCGGAAGGCAACAACATCGAGTTGCAAGTCGACAACTTCCCGGATCAGAGCGATGCGGCGGCTTTCTTCAAAACCGAAATTTTCGCCAACAATCCCATCGGTATCGAGTTCGATCCCGATGAGATGGTCGCGATGTGGCGCAACGGTGCCACTGACGCCCAACTGTGCGCACTGGGTACCGCCGCTACCGGCCAATCACTCGGCCCGCAAAAAAGGTAA
- a CDS encoding fumarylacetoacetate hydrolase family protein: MKLCTFQQRDSAPAVGLVVGEQVIAVAEHLSAAPVSMIGLITEWAAWREQLRKLAASGVAGMALDQVTLLAPVPRPGKILGIGLNYADHVQESGMDMPADQLWFAMMNTAANGPFAPVDLPKVSEALDYEAEMVFIVGQRCRHLTAESAKQAIFGYCVGNDVSVRDWQLRTSQFILGKSFDTHAPFGPWIVTADDIEDPHQLGIRCFVNDEKRQDSNTNQLIFDCYQQIEHLSKVMTLEPGDVIFSGTPGGVGAGFKPARWLRKGDRVRVEIDGLGAIENVVRNEI, from the coding sequence ATGAAACTTTGTACTTTTCAGCAGCGTGACAGCGCTCCGGCTGTCGGGCTGGTCGTCGGCGAACAGGTCATTGCCGTCGCTGAGCATCTCAGTGCCGCCCCCGTCAGCATGATCGGCCTGATCACCGAGTGGGCCGCGTGGCGTGAACAGCTACGCAAGCTGGCGGCAAGTGGCGTGGCGGGTATGGCGCTCGACCAGGTCACGTTGCTGGCACCTGTACCTCGTCCAGGCAAGATCCTCGGCATCGGCCTCAATTACGCCGACCACGTCCAGGAGTCGGGCATGGACATGCCGGCGGACCAGCTGTGGTTTGCCATGATGAACACGGCTGCCAATGGGCCGTTCGCACCCGTCGACTTGCCGAAGGTGTCCGAGGCCCTCGATTACGAAGCCGAAATGGTCTTCATTGTTGGACAACGCTGTCGCCACCTCACCGCGGAGTCGGCGAAGCAGGCGATCTTCGGCTACTGCGTCGGCAACGACGTCAGCGTGCGTGACTGGCAGCTACGGACTTCGCAATTCATCCTCGGCAAGTCGTTCGATACTCACGCCCCGTTTGGCCCGTGGATCGTCACGGCTGATGACATCGAGGATCCCCACCAGCTGGGTATCCGGTGCTTCGTCAATGACGAGAAGCGCCAGGACTCCAATACCAACCAGTTGATCTTCGATTGCTACCAGCAGATCGAGCACCTCTCCAAGGTCATGACCCTGGAGCCTGGCGACGTGATTTTCTCGGGTACTCCGGGTGGTGTGGGCGCCGGTTTCAAACCAGCGCGCTGGCTACGCAAAGGTGATCGGGTGCGTGTTGAAATCGACGGGCTCGGCGCTATCGAAAACGTAGTGCGCAACGAAATCTGA
- a CDS encoding nuclear transport factor 2 family protein gives MNDQVIANTISKLENARCLALVDGDIGALGELVDDQLVHIHATGQIDDKPAYLALVENAIRFLRVERQQDFQVQVHNHVAVAIGRLLQSIEFRATGERREMDVITTQVWLRRDNTWRQISFQATNI, from the coding sequence ATGAATGATCAAGTGATCGCAAACACCATTTCCAAACTGGAAAACGCTCGCTGCCTTGCGCTGGTAGACGGAGATATTGGCGCGTTGGGTGAGCTGGTCGATGATCAGTTGGTGCATATCCATGCCACCGGCCAGATTGACGACAAGCCTGCGTACCTGGCACTGGTCGAGAATGCCATCCGCTTCCTGCGCGTCGAACGGCAGCAGGATTTCCAGGTGCAGGTTCACAACCACGTCGCGGTAGCCATCGGGCGCCTGTTGCAAAGCATTGAATTTCGCGCCACCGGCGAGCGTCGCGAAATGGACGTCATCACCACTCAAGTTTGGCTGCGCCGAGACAATACCTGGCGACAGATCAGCTTCCAGGCCACGAACATCTAA
- a CDS encoding outer membrane beta-barrel protein, with product MKNVKVKALGAVLAALAMVNCHADETEKPGEGTLFRSLFGEGLERDYGITVSNLLDIAYSRNNRSNHKEREDGLSNLPITGMSDEGLELGSLHLFVDKQLKGDFIPRITPLPGPKPEDFSFGFTAELNYGRNAQFARTYGWDMALDMNEQVNSKAQRDKDYFLSIPNSAVEMYVPYGPGVSFMAGVFGPAMGYEIPPNVRFARNPFASKTYAFVSEPGTVAGVLASSRVYNGGSGILGVELGVVQGWNNLRDNNDDKSLTGAMRWRTQDMKTWIDYEFIVGNEQNDDFSDVQAPPSRVVSPSGQFKQQHSLNGWHQFDQHWSMGAEVVYGRQDGDGKASTVDVVNGPGFAGASWWGVNAVVAYQIRPPLSWSLRGEHFSDPDGFILFPTTTARGDFNAVTTGFRYDVNKNLSLRPELRYDWFDARDQDRPYGNGRDRTQLSTMVEALYYF from the coding sequence ATGAAAAACGTCAAAGTGAAAGCGCTTGGCGCGGTTCTGGCCGCCCTCGCGATGGTGAACTGTCATGCCGATGAAACCGAAAAACCGGGCGAAGGCACATTGTTTCGTAGCCTGTTCGGCGAAGGCCTGGAGCGCGATTACGGCATCACTGTATCCAACTTGCTGGACATAGCGTACTCGCGCAATAACCGCTCAAACCATAAAGAGCGGGAGGACGGGCTGAGCAACTTGCCAATTACCGGCATGTCCGATGAAGGGCTGGAACTGGGTAGCCTGCACCTTTTCGTGGATAAACAACTCAAGGGTGATTTCATCCCGCGCATCACTCCGCTACCCGGTCCAAAGCCCGAGGATTTTTCTTTCGGTTTTACCGCTGAACTCAACTACGGCCGCAACGCCCAATTCGCCAGGACATACGGCTGGGATATGGCGCTGGACATGAACGAGCAAGTCAATTCCAAGGCACAGCGCGATAAAGACTATTTTCTCTCGATACCCAATTCAGCCGTAGAGATGTATGTCCCTTATGGCCCCGGTGTCAGTTTCATGGCCGGCGTATTTGGCCCGGCCATGGGCTATGAAATCCCGCCCAATGTCCGCTTCGCGCGAAACCCGTTCGCCAGCAAAACCTACGCGTTTGTCAGCGAGCCCGGCACGGTAGCCGGGGTACTCGCCAGCAGCCGTGTCTATAACGGTGGCTCGGGTATTCTGGGGGTCGAACTGGGCGTGGTGCAGGGTTGGAATAATCTTCGCGACAATAACGACGACAAATCGCTGACGGGTGCGATGCGCTGGCGCACGCAAGATATGAAGACTTGGATCGATTACGAGTTCATTGTCGGTAATGAACAGAATGACGACTTCAGTGATGTGCAGGCACCGCCCTCGCGAGTGGTGTCGCCGTCGGGGCAATTCAAGCAGCAACACTCGTTGAATGGCTGGCACCAATTTGACCAGCATTGGTCGATGGGCGCCGAAGTTGTTTATGGCCGTCAGGATGGGGATGGTAAAGCCTCGACTGTCGATGTCGTCAATGGTCCTGGTTTTGCCGGCGCTTCCTGGTGGGGAGTAAACGCGGTGGTGGCTTATCAGATTCGACCGCCGCTGTCCTGGTCCCTGCGGGGTGAGCACTTCAGTGATCCAGATGGTTTTATCCTCTTCCCGACAACGACTGCCCGAGGTGACTTCAATGCAGTCACCACGGGGTTTCGTTATGACGTCAACAAGAACCTGTCGCTGCGCCCGGAGCTGCGCTACGACTGGTTCGATGCGCGAGATCAAGACCGTCCCTACGGTAACGGCCGCGATCGCACGCAACTGAGCACCATGGTCGAGGCGCTCTATTATTTTTAG
- a CDS encoding outer membrane beta-barrel protein gives MKNINVKSFGAALLVFATGHCNAGQGAGVGEGTVFRGIFGDSLERDYGITVSGLLDAGFSRNNNSSQDDRKSGQTNTPIAGFSDEGFELATLHLFADKALKANFVPRVTPLPGPTPTEASFGFTLEAAYGRNAQQARTYGWDMHWGINSPGDDDPDKARRDKQNFLAVPNIAATAYLPYAGGFTAIAGIFGSGLGYEIPPNVRAARNPFASRSYAFMTESGAVSGLLLGKRLVSNQSMLLGAELGVIQGQGNLRDNNDSKAMLGAVRWRTPDMSTWIDYEFLVGDSQNDSRNDIQTPRGRVISADGQFKQQHSLNGWHRFTEQWSMGGEMVYGHQDGDGKASTVDIVTGPGFDGAHWWGANVVLTYQQRKDLSYSVRAEHFDDPDGYILFPSSTARGAFNALTMGLRYDANKYLSLRPELRYDWFDGRDDAQPFGQGDARNQLTATVEALVYF, from the coding sequence ATGAAGAACATCAACGTCAAATCGTTTGGTGCGGCTCTGCTCGTCTTCGCAACAGGCCATTGCAATGCAGGCCAGGGTGCGGGTGTCGGCGAAGGCACTGTGTTTCGCGGGATTTTTGGCGACTCCCTGGAGCGCGACTATGGCATCACAGTATCCGGACTGTTGGACGCCGGTTTCTCACGCAACAACAATTCATCCCAGGATGATCGTAAATCCGGGCAAACCAACACACCGATCGCTGGCTTTTCGGACGAAGGATTTGAACTCGCCACCCTTCACCTGTTTGCCGATAAAGCGTTGAAAGCCAACTTCGTTCCGCGCGTGACACCCCTACCCGGGCCAACGCCCACTGAAGCCTCCTTCGGCTTCACCCTTGAGGCCGCTTACGGACGCAATGCCCAGCAGGCGCGCACTTATGGTTGGGACATGCATTGGGGGATAAATTCCCCGGGGGACGATGACCCCGATAAGGCCAGGCGCGACAAGCAAAACTTCCTCGCGGTGCCCAATATCGCCGCGACGGCTTACTTGCCTTATGCCGGTGGCTTCACCGCGATCGCCGGCATCTTTGGCTCAGGGCTGGGCTACGAGATTCCACCTAACGTGCGTGCAGCGCGAAATCCGTTTGCCAGTCGCTCCTATGCCTTCATGACCGAGTCTGGCGCGGTTTCCGGGTTGCTGCTGGGTAAACGCCTGGTAAGCAACCAAAGCATGCTGCTGGGTGCCGAGTTAGGGGTCATTCAGGGCCAAGGCAACCTGCGCGACAACAACGACAGCAAGGCGATGCTCGGCGCAGTGCGTTGGCGTACGCCAGACATGAGCACCTGGATCGATTACGAGTTTCTCGTGGGTGACTCACAGAACGACAGTCGCAACGACATACAAACACCGCGTGGCCGTGTGATTTCCGCTGACGGTCAGTTCAAGCAGCAGCATTCCCTCAATGGCTGGCACCGGTTTACCGAGCAGTGGTCCATGGGCGGGGAAATGGTTTACGGCCATCAGGATGGCGACGGCAAAGCCTCCACCGTCGATATCGTTACCGGGCCGGGTTTCGATGGCGCGCACTGGTGGGGAGCCAACGTCGTGTTGACCTACCAGCAGCGCAAGGACTTGTCGTATTCCGTTCGCGCCGAGCATTTCGACGATCCGGATGGCTATATCCTGTTTCCCTCCTCTACCGCTCGTGGCGCGTTCAATGCGCTGACCATGGGCCTGCGTTACGACGCCAACAAATACTTGTCGCTGCGCCCGGAACTGCGCTACGACTGGTTCGACGGGCGCGACGATGCACAGCCGTTTGGTCAAGGCGATGCCCGTAACCAGTTGACCGCTACGGTGGAAGCGCTGGTGTACTTTTGA